From the genome of Xiphophorus couchianus chromosome 6, X_couchianus-1.0, whole genome shotgun sequence, one region includes:
- the LOC114147100 gene encoding protocadherin-8, protein MGGRGWNGLLVFTCASVLVLAAFTQGKTMKYQTFEEDAPGTVIGNLAKDVYSTSPFSGGSRNSFKMMKQFNSSFIRLRESDGQLTIGERVDRERICKHTLHCLIAFDVVSFSKEQFKLIHVEVEVRDINDNSPEFPRKESSLEISENTAVGTRIPLDFAVDEDVGVNYIQSYQISVNSHFSIDVLSRADGVKYAELVLMKELDRETQASYALELVAMDGGNPSRSGTTRINVKVKDYNDNSPVFDRSSFSVDLPEDAPVGSLLLDLNAEDPDEGLNGEVVYGFGNQVPPEIRQLFRVDRKTGRLTLESPVDFESKNTYEFDVQATDLGPNPSPAICKIVVQVQDVNDNAPEISITPMTSITAGIAYITEAAARESFVALVSTSDRDSGANGQVHCTLYGHDHFRLQQAYEDSFMIVSTSPLDREKIPEYNLTVVAEDLGSPPFRTISQYTIRLTDENDNAPVFSKPVYEVAVVENNAPGSYITTVVARDMDMGSNGKVTYKLADTYFMGSPISTFVSLDPASGSLYALRSFNYEVMKQLELRITASDGGSPPLSGSASVYVRIIDQNDNAPLILQPPLNNGSAEVLLSRDAPTGYIVTRVEARDADEGMNSELSYGLATGEPSVFSVNKVTGDIYLNQVLSHDVDETLSVTVTVSDNGRPALTSTATLHFLIIAGSPPSDRTVYQAGGGDEARAQWDLSVVIIVVLAGSCTLLLLAIILIATTCNRRRRDKSGEDSDSYGEKGTLERGRGHAGDNPLLPLHGAAGGGGRAGGEGGGAEVFDGHSFSSQPGAFTPAHPGGSDMCSASEDGSEVPCVYDSDNNSKVRGNKHEGYSTLPGYGNGKEAVRPITIWKGNSYTTISARDPAFSGKDSGKGDSDFNDSDSDVSGDTGLKKDGAMVPPMGGQNALWACTSECKVLGHSDRCWSPSATRANAAPSPAPTLSSFSSLPKTASLPRDPNRRDNYYQAHIPKTVGLQSVYEKVLHSEYDYVLVTPPRPARVQEISEVAIPVYTPTPTHCPNNDV, encoded by the exons ATGGGAGGAAGAGGGTGGAACGGGCTGCTGGTGTTTACGTGCGCCTCCGTCCTGGTCTTGGCCGCTTTTACGCAAGGAAAAACGATGAAATATCAGACGTTTGAGGAGGACGCGCCGGGGACAGTGATTGGAAACTTAGCCAAGGACGTTTACTCTACTTCGCCCTTCTCGGGAGGCTCCAGGAACAGTTTCAAGATGATGAAACAGTTCAACTCCTCTTTCATCCGTCTCAGGGAGAGCGACGGGCAGCTGACGATAGGCGAGAGGGTGGACAGGGAGCGGATCTGCAAGCACACCCTGCACTGTCTCATCGCCTTCGACGtggtcagcttctccaaagagcAGTTCAAGCTCATCCACGTCGAGGTGGAGGTCAGGGACATCAACGACAACTCCCCCGAGTTCCCCCGAAAGGAGTCGAGTCTGGAGATCTCCGAGAACACGGCGGTCGGCACCCGGATCCCGCTGGACTTCGCCGTGGACGAGGACGTCGGGGTGAACTACATCCAGAGCTACCAGATCTCCGTCAACAGCCACTTTTCCATCGACGTGCTCAGCAGGGCCGACGGGGTTAAATATGCGGAGCTGGTGCTCATGAAGGAGCTGGACAGGGAGACGCAAGCCTCTTACGCGCTGGAGCTGGTCGCCATGGACGGCGGCAACCCGTCCCGCAGCGGGACGACGCGCATAAATGTCAAGGTGAAAGACTACAACGACAACAGCCCGGTGTTCGACAGGAGCAGCTTCTCCGTGGACCTGCCCGAGGACGCGCCGGTGGGCTCCCTGCTGCTGGACCTGAACGCCGAGGACCCGGACGAAGGGCTGAACGGTGAGGTGGTGTACGGGTTCGGAAACCAGGTGCCTCCCGAGATACGGCAACTCTTCAGGGTGGACAGGAAGACGGGGCGGCTCACTCTGGAGAGCCCCGTTGACTTTGAGAGCAAGAACACGTACGAGTTTGACGTCCAGGCCACCGACCTGGGTCCGAACCCGAGCCCGGCCATTTGCAAAATTGTAGTTCAGGTGCAGGACGTGAACGACAACGCGCCGGAGATATCCATCACCCCGATGACCTCTATCACAGCGGGGATAGCGTACATCACAGAGGCTGCGGCCAGAGAGAGCTTCGTGGCTCTGGTCAGCACCTCGGACAGAGACTCTGGCGCAAACGGGCAGGTGCACTGCACGCTGTACGGACACGACCACTTCAGACTGCAGCAGGCGTACGAGGACAGCTTCATGATCGTGAGCACCAGCCCGCTGGACCGGGAGAAGATCCCCGAATATAACTTAACGGTGGTGGCGGAGGATCTGGGCTCCCCTCCTTTCAGGACCATCTCGCAGTACACCATCAGACTGACGGACGAGAACGACAACGCGCCGGTGTTCAGCAAGCCCGTGTACGAAGTGGCGGTGGTGGAGAACAATGCACCCGGCTCCTACATCACCACGGTGGTGGCGCGGGACATGGACATGGGGTCAAACGGGAAGGTCACTTACAAACTAGCGGACACCTATTTCATGGGCTCCCCGATCTCCACCTTCGTGTCTCTGGATCCCGCCAGCGGCTCTCTTTACGCGCTCAGGAGCTTCAACTATGAGGTGATGAAGCAGCTGGAGCTCCGAATTACAGCCAGCGACGGTGGCTCGCCGCCTCTGTCCGGCAGCGCCAGCGTCTACGTCCGGATCATCGACCAGAACGACAACGCGCCGCTCATCTTGCAGCCGCCGCTCAACAACGGCTCGGCTGAGGTGCTTCTGTCCCGGGACGCGCCCACGGGCTACATCGTGACCCGCGTGGAGGCGCGGGACGCCGACGAGGGCATGAACTCAGAGCTGTCGTACGGGCTCGCCACCGGGGAGCCCTCCGTGTTTTCCGTCAATAAAGTCACGGGGGATATCTACCTGAACCAGGTGCTCAGCCACGACGTGGACGAGACCCTGAGCGTGACCGTGACGGTGAGCGACAACGGGAGGCCCGCGCTCACCTCCACCGCCACGCTCCACTTCCTCATCATCGCGGGCTCCCCGCCGAGCGACAGGACGGTGTACCAGGCGGGCGGCGGGGACGAGGCGCGCGCGCAGTGGGACCTGTCGGTGGTGATCATCGTCGTGCTCGCGGGAAGCTGCACGCTCCTGCTGCTCGCCATCATCCTCATCGCGACCACCTGCAACCGGCGCCGGCGGGACAAAAGCGGGGAGGACAGCGACTCCTACGGGGAGAAGGGCACGCTGGAGCGGGGCAGGGGCCACGCGGGGGACAACCCGCTTCTGCCCCTCCACGGAGCCGCggggggaggaggaagagcgggtggagaaggaggaggagcggAGGTCTTTGATGGACACTCGTTCAGCAGCCAGCCCGGTGCTTTCACTCCGGCTCACCCCGGGGGCAGCGACATGTGCTCGGCCTCTGAGGACGGCAGCGAGGTGCCCTGTGTGTATGACTCAGACAACAACAGCAAAGTCCGAGGGAATAAACACGAG GGCTACTCCACTCTGCCTGGCTATGGGAACGGCAAAGAGGCGGTGAGGCCCATCACCATCTGGAAGGGCAACTCTTACACCACCATCTCTGCCCGGGACCCCGCCTTCAGTGGAAAAGACAGTGGCAAGGGGGACAGCGACTTCAATGACAGTGACAGTGACGTCAGCGGCGACACTGGCCTGAAGAAGGATGGGGCCATGGTTCCTCCCATGGGGGGGCAAAACG CTCTGTGGGCATGCACCAGCGAGTGTAAAGTCCTGGGCCACTCGGACCGATGCTGGAGCCCCTCGGCCACCAGAGCCAACGCGGCCCCCTCTCCGGCCCCGACCCTCTCCTCCTTCAGCAGCCTGCCCAAGACGGCCTCGCTGCCCCGGGACCCCAACCGCAGGGACAACTACTACCAGGCCCACATCCCCAAAACGGTGGGGCTGCAGAGCGTCTACGAGAAGGTCCTGCACAGCGAATACGACTACGTCCTGGTCACCCCGCCCAGACCAGCGAGGGTGCAGGAGATCAGCGAAGTCGCCATCCCCGTTTACACCCCGACTCCGACGCACTGCCCCAACAACGACGTCTAG